In Candidatus Aenigmatarchaeota archaeon, the following proteins share a genomic window:
- a CDS encoding FkbM family methyltransferase, whose amino-acid sequence MYELIMLPKQAFLSILDLWVAFYDIPGYLKKYTLKKGDVVIDAGAYLGNFSKYASERVGEAGKVIAFEPDPENFKKLKQNLIGFKNVILVQKGLFDFDGKITLNRNPIFGSLASSVIDNKGSKYSFKISVATLDNEIKRLGLPSVDFIKMDIEGAELEAFKGMEQTLDKYHPNLAIACYHLREGKETHIHLKKILSKHYSEIKIGNLFHKTLFAERRDGL is encoded by the coding sequence ATGTATGAACTTATTATGTTGCCAAAACAGGCTTTCTTGTCAATTTTGGATCTATGGGTGGCTTTTTATGACATTCCGGGATATCTCAAAAAATATACCCTCAAAAAAGGGGATGTGGTTATTGATGCTGGAGCCTATTTAGGAAACTTTAGCAAATATGCTTCTGAAAGAGTGGGTGAAGCTGGGAAGGTCATTGCCTTTGAACCAGATCCAGAAAATTTTAAAAAATTGAAACAAAATTTAATCGGATTCAAAAATGTTATTTTGGTACAAAAAGGATTATTTGATTTTGATGGAAAAATAACTCTTAATAGAAACCCTATTTTTGGTTCACTGGCTTCAAGCGTCATTGATAACAAAGGATCGAAATATAGTTTTAAGATTTCAGTGGCAACATTAGACAATGAAATTAAGAGGCTGGGACTGCCGTCTGTGGACTTTATTAAAATGGATATTGAAGGCGCCGAGCTTGAAGCATTTAAGGGTATGGAGCAGACCTTAGACAAGTACCACCCAAATCTTGCCATTGCATGTTATCATTTGAGGGAGGGTAAGGAGACGCACATCCATCTTAAAAAAATACTTTCCAAGCATTATTCAGAGATTAAAATTGGAAATCTCTTTCACAAAACGCTGTTTGCAGAAAGAAGAGATGGTCTGTAG